DNA from Acanthochromis polyacanthus isolate Apoly-LR-REF ecotype Palm Island chromosome 7, KAUST_Apoly_ChrSc, whole genome shotgun sequence:
GCTCCTCTGCTGGAGCTGTGTGAGAGATGATGTAGGACATAAATGCTTACGATGTGACTTATCATGGATATCATTATGTCATACAGTGCGGAGCTGCACTTGGACCATCTGCTGAgggaaatttttgcaaatgcagATTAAAATTCAGAAGCATTTGATCTTGACACaatgttaaaacaaacaaaagtagGACTGAATGAGCTCAGTCTTGTACCACTCAGAGAGATCAACATGACTCTCGACTCCCTATCAGGAATAATtatgaatgtaaaataatgaagcACATCCTTTCATTAAGTGGGCTTCATTtatgaaaaataacagtttgaaAAGGGGTCAACAAGTTCgtttacaaaatgaaagaataacATGACTAGGATTTTTGGAAAACTGAGGTCACACAATGTTATTTTTAGACTAAAAtagttaattaatttttttcatttgaattgATTATATTGTCTGTAAAGGGGGGTCTAAATGCTGTTTCAGAAGACTGTTATTTTTGATAGCTACCGTATGgaagtcacattttaaatttattggtCCTGGTTTTCACTCAACAATTAGGCCTGTTAGCGTTGCCTTTGTAGTTCTAATATACATATGAAATATACACATCAAATCATGAGCTAAAACACTACTCGATTATCATCTTGagggttattttttttacacaaaaagtGGCAGATACAGCTGCTCTACGTGACGCCATGGTaactgtccatgaaaaccagcTTGTTCCACTTTGTTCAACACAGTTAGTTCAGTTGGTAGTTTTGCCAGTGGCTGGTGGGAACtgagaaagcaacaaaaactttGAAGGTGAAGGTAATGATCCTCAACAGATGACACTGGCAAATTTCCCCGCTGTTGCAGACTCCCCTGCTGCGGGATTAATAAGGAATAAAAGATTTGAAAGATACATttgacacatttaaaataatggtCTGTTTTCTTGCGTCCTCAGCAATTTGGCAAATTCTATTTTAATCAGCCAattcaaacacaaaaatcagGACAGGAATTAAACTACTTCAGTCCAGAAGCTGTTGTAGGCATCCGTTCACTGCGTTTCTGCCAGATTGTCCTCGTGATCATTTTATGCGAAATTAGGAAtaattactttaaaatgaaacgAAAAGAACAGACACTTTTATAGTTTGATTTCACCTCTAAATTACCCTCATTAGCCCGAGATTTGTGCAAATGTCAACCACAAGTTTGCTTTGTCAATGTTCTGTAGAAAAATTTTCCCAATCTTTCCTGGATGTAATGGGACTGAGGGTAGTGGATGCCATCATCAGCTGAAGCCGGCACATTAGGTCCTCCATATCATTTTCCGTTCATGATCACCCAAGACATTAACTCGGTTCATTGACCCGGCAATGTTCCTCCACCCCACCAGTATCTCTGCTCCCCAAGATAGAAGCACGTCACTGAGAGCTTCCTGCTCCTCTGTGTCTCCGGTGTCTGCTTCACTGCCTGATAATCACAAGTTTACTGGCAGGCTTCGCTTGATGCTTTATCTCCAGCCAGGGAGTGCCAAAATGGATGCACACCAATATCGGATCTACGTTCCCTGACAGGGAGTCAGTGTGGGGGCGTCAGGATCTGGACACTCACCAGTGACCAGAGTATCAAAGGTGAGTGTGTCAACAAGTGTCCTCCTTTAGTCTGACCCTCTGCACCACACAGGAGATAGAAGATGTGGGCGTGATTGTTTTTATAATCCGCTGTAACTTAGTACTTGCTTCTTCTCCTCAACACATTTACTAGTGCTTAAATAATACAAGTTTGCAGTGAAGATTTGATAAATTGGTAACATTTTGTGGCTGATAATGTGTAAGGTCAAATGCCATGTTTTGAAATTAAGTGTTATGTGACAActatttctgcttttctgctgtcaaagttgtccaaaactaaaagaaaaacaaactgagtgCATTTGTCTAAAATCAGCAATTACACATGGCAATAACTTTCCCAAAACAAACATTGTggatacatatacacacagacCACAGTCTCCTGAACTTTGTCCAGTACTTCAAGGGATTCCTTTTAAGGCTTTCTTGGTATGACTGAAAACCCTGGAGTCAATTCTTATGAGCTTTATTCATCTACAGAGACAGATCTCTGGTGATGTCACGTTATGTGATACAGTCAGCAGACAGCTGTTTGCGGTGCGATGAGTGTTGACTGCAAGGTTATAGACGAGGTTATTGTGACCTCCCCACTGTCTATCCCACTCCAAGAACAATCCACTTAAACCTACAACTACTCATGAGACTTTCTAACTCATGTGTAATATGCACAAATAGGTTGTTAAGGAGAGAAGAATGACAAAAGATTCATCATCAGTATGTATTTTGCTTGTctgaagtcatttttgacacagTGTGGCATTGTCACAACAGGCATATGCAGGTGTCAACAGAAAACGCGAGTCAGAAAGGTTgaatttaatttacaaaaaacaaaaattttgcCTCAGATCAGCTCTTTAATAAATAGCGGCAATCTGACTGACTTTACAAAGATCAGAAGCTCTTTCAGGCAAATGTGTAGGACAACTAGACGCATGAAGAGCTACAATACCGTTTTGTCTGCTGTCGAATATGAGATACAACAAACACAGGACTGACGTTACAAATATAAGTCGCCGTGTAACTCCTTTAACAGCTTGAACATTAATGAGGGTCCTCTTTGCGGAGAATTTTAAACGAGCTGATGCTATTGTGACAaactcaaagtgaaaaaaatgcttgaaatGTTTAGACACACTACGAATCATTTGATCCCACAAAGCAGCCCCTCTCCCACCATCAttcacgctcacacacacagattcacagTAAACATTCCACATAAGCAAACACAAGTACAGACCTGGAAGTCTGTGGAGGGCTTCAGACACACTCTGGGGCTATCAGTTCCCCCCCTTCTCCTACACAGTCACacattttgtgcctctgtggCTAAGGTATGTGATGACAGGTCTCCGTTTTTACATTATCTAAGTGACGAGCACTGGAGGTCCTCTTGTGCTTCTAGGATCGTACTGTCCATGCCTCATTGTCTGTTCATCTCTCCGATGTTTCCATCTGGGGTTTTTCTTTGGAGTGCTACTGTAGAAACAGTATACTAAAAGCCATGATGACGCAGCAGCAAGCCACCCAGGGACTCTTCCGCTCACCTGGACGAAAGACAAGATGTTGAGTTCATAGCTATGAGGACTACTCGGAGTTCATTTTCAAAGATATGGGGCAATTAATGGCTTACCTATTCTGGCACACTTCCAGAAAATTCCTAGGAgcctaaaaggaaaaaaaaaaatacaagcagtgccttagtttagtttaatgGTCAGTAAAGGTTAATTAGTGTATTAAAGAAAAAggctgacattttaaaaaaaggtaaagAGAGACTGTGGCAAAGCAACTACTAGTGAGTCTTCAACTTCTAATCTGTGATCTCTTTTCTACAGAACCAAGGCACCCATCACATTTCTGTTTCCATGTAAGGATTGTGTAGAGCAAAGTGCAAGAAAGAGCGACAGCAGGGAGTCTTATTATCTCTAGTGACAGCTGAAGCAAATGTTGCATTCCAGGCCTTCACTTTTCTGATGAGTCTGTTTGACTGTCTGTGTCTGCAAGTGCATCTGTGCGTGTTTAAAgtccattttttaaactttcataCTGACCAGATGGTGTCAGCATCCCATTGCAACATTTTCCTTTACTGGCTAAAAATGGCCTTTGTactgaagttttattttctataatttAGGCAAGGCATTTGTTTAGTGAACCGTATTTTTCTGTAGAAAACACAAATCTGACTGGGAATGGTACTCCCCTAAGATTCTAGAACTATTTGCATGTGTGGCATCAAAACAACCCAAATAGCAGCTCATGCCTTCGTCAACAAATCAATCAAGATGGAAAACTATTAAATCATCCCATCTGCCGCTCGCAGTCTCATGTGTTTGTCTGAAGAGGTGGTCCCTCCCTGCtccagtgatgtgtgtgtgtgaccgtGTGAGGCTGTTCCCAGGCTGTGACAGATTTATTAGAAATGAATCGTACCGTTTGTACATCCAAGAATAATAATGACTTTGCAATGATGAAAATTAGGCCTTCTGCTACTTTACTCGCCCCAACGAGGGGCTTCAAATGAACTacaaaaataagcaaatgtCCATATCAGCTCCAGTGAGTTGCACAGGGAtggatttttatttcttttgggCTCATATAGCGGATTAAGTGTGTCACAGAGAATTTGTAGTTGATAAACTAGTATATAGAAGAAATACAGAAGTAAACTACTTGGAATCTAGTAGCATGGAACAGAAAACATAGcacctaaaaaacacaaaatgtgtgTGCCTTACAATTGCCCTGTCAGTGACTGATGTAGCACTACACTGTGGCCAGCGCAGACTAAAATCCGATGAGCCTTAACATTAGGATGTCATGTAATCATCGGCCATATTCTGCCTCTGAATCTTACGCTGAGCTCTTGGTTTCATGgccaatttttctttttgcctgcTTCTATGCAAGTGACGACTTATTTTCGCCGTGTACGTATTAGTAACAGTAACACTGAACTGCAGGTCTAAATGTACTGTCAAATTCTGATCTTGCATATTTTGCAAGACAACTGTATACAATTTACTGAATCACAATATTCAACTGAATGTACATCATATCATGCTAATAATTAGATAAAGGGGCTGGTAAacataaacaggggctatagtccctgatGTAGCGGCCATGAGTTTGTGTCTGACCAATgcccatttgctgcatgtccttcccccactcttctccccatgtttcctgtctctttctctaCTGTCTACCataataaaggctaaaaaagcccctaaaaatctaaaaaaaaaaaaaaaaaaaaaaaaaaaaattacatacagaaataaagagaaagactttttaaaaaagaaaaaaaaacatccagtgcTGATAGAACACCACAGTACGTCGGCTGGCAATGACCATAACCAGAACCCATCAACAACActtaacttgatttttttttgttattttgttgatgTTCCCTATGTGACTGAACTATCCCCTTTGCTGCCGTAACACTGCatctttccccactgtgggaaccTCTGTTTTGGTAATACAGTTTGATATTCAGTAGTGTCTTGTCCAAAAAGGCAGAGACATTAACCACAGTGGAGACTTCAGTGGCAGCATCTGCACTGTGAAGCATCTCAAACAACAGCTGCTCATACCCGGTCTTGTTCTTGTCCAGCAGGCTGGGAGCCAGCGCTCTGATGTAGGCACAGGTACAGATCAGGAGGAGAATCACCGTTAACAGTGACTGGAAGTTGAAAATGGCCGACTGGAAGATGAAGGAGAATGAAATATTTAGTACAGATGAAGTCGCTTCAGGTTTTACCAGCAATATGTCCAACagttaaaaacactgaattttctGTAACACCGATGTTGCTCTACTTATATTGAGGAATGTTGTTGTACCAGCTGTTCATTCCGGTGCTGTGATAAAGACGTGGGCTGGCTGTGCAGGCCCCTTTACAATAACAAGAGTGTCAAAGACTCAACACCAAACTGAGGGACAAACAGTATGTTTTCCATaactttcattcaaaaataaactCGTGTTTGTCTGAGGAGGAGGACCTCGTTGACATGTGTATGTATACTAATTTACAAGATCAACTGCATGCCGAAATTGCAGCTTGAGCATAATCCAAATCTCCTTCCATGCATCAAATGGCGAGCAAAGACTCCTCTGTCTGTCTTCGAGCTATGCAGCGTATTTATAAGCTTTAACAAACTGTAGGACAAGATTTcatgacacacacacttggtatatttgttttaagtGTATAAAAAAGCAGAACTTTTTAGCATTTCAGCACCTGCATGGTCCTGTTGATGCACCAGTTATTATAGTAATTGTGAGGATGACAATGAAATCATAGCACCTTCATTAAATTTACAAAGTTACACCGGGGTGCAGCTTTGTGAACTGTGCCTCTTAAAAAGCATATGGATACTTGACAAACAGAGACATCTACACTCATGGACTGAAACAACAACTTGGATATTCATTTTTAGTTCTTGAACCCATACGGCACTCCAAGGCTACCTTCCAAGTAGCAATGTCATGCTTTTTGAAGAAACTCCTACTCAGTTCATGTAGCAGCATATGCTGATCTCATTTGCATCTTTAACTGGCAAAATCCATTGTCCATTTAAATTAATACTGACATAGTGACAGACCTACATTGTAAGATTGTAACATGTGGGTATTCAACATGGTTATGAAAATACTTTCTTTTATATATTTCAGTCGTATTCCTACATTTGTTCACTCAATATTTGTATTTCTCCTAACTAGCACTACTAGCAGTCCTGCTTATGGCATTTAGAACTACAATACGACAATTTAATAGAGggcaaacaaataaatgatagCCACTGGTATTTTATGTCATGCTTTTGAATGTTAAGATGCCACATAATATCTGCAGCTCACTTTTTATCTTCTCTTGCAGTGTTTGCTGTTACATGTTGTGTGGAAACAAAGCTAATGAATGCTCGTCTTTGAAATTTCAGTGAAATAAAGTTTTAAGGAAACAATTAACTTAATTGCTCGCTTATAagctaatatttaaaatattacagtaaCTGGTATGCGCATGAACAACTTGGTAATGTAACTCCACACTATGTaactcacccacacacacacattcatgcttATTGTGGTGTAGCTACGTGGCACACATACTAGCGCTTATCGTATTTAATAATCAGTGATATACTGTCTTTATTATCAAACGACTCACGTTAACCCCTAAGAACAACTTACGTGACGATGTAAGTGTTATATGTGACGGTATTTTATAACCCAAACATGGTATGATGGCTAGATTTGTTAAACTTTTAGCCTCTCGTAGCTAACCAACAGTAGCTTGGTTGTTAGCATTTACTACACGTCCTACTACATACCAAATGCTAGCATCACATGCAGCCACAGTGTGTTAGCGACACATACCATATTTCGAATGCATGTCACAGATGACGCTTGAAAGTCGCTGTAGAAGAGCAGAAGCCACCGTTTAATAGAGGCAAACTTACCATTTTTGTAGGGAATCAAAGCCACATCACACTTCCGGCTGTCTGGAACTTACGTAACGTAAAGGAGGACAGTGTACGTAATTACGTATGCCGCGTTGGAAAACCTCGGTcgctgattggctgagaacACACACGGGTTGGAAGTTGAAAGCTCTGTCGAAGCTGTCAACGGGGAGAAAGcgacagtgttttctgtttcacgCAAATAGTGCTTCGTTTGGACATCGCTGTAGTTAACTCGTACAATACCGTAAGTTTTCCGAGGACCATTTGTACGTTACGTGCTTTTATTACACCGAAACTGCAGTGAATTTAAACCGACTGAGAGAACCACTGGCGCCCTGCCATTGCACCAATACTAGCACTATACTCTGTTCTACCATGAAGTACTGCTGTAATCTAGTACTACTTTAATTTGCTGTAGTTTGACAACATTTAAAACACGAATTGATGCTATAATATTATATTAGGTggggtaaaataaaataatttgaagtAAGCAGGAAAAAAGACAGGTGAAGAAAGAGACTATAAAGCATGCAATGCTCTGAGACTAATGCTAGATAATTAATAAGTTTGACATTATGTTAAAACTATGTGAACATATTTAAAGGTTAGAGCATATATAATGTGAGCATTTGCTTGAATTGATTTGTTTAATAAAAATCTAGGCTAGGTTCTTGACTAGAGTTGATCagacatctttatttttttgatattttataatCTTCGCAATTATACAATTACACGAATAATTCTAGAAAAATTTGATCTCTAGTTCCTATTGTCTCTTGATGACGCAAGACTGAAATATTTGCGGTTCACTTTTCTCTCAGCGTTTTCACAATGAAGTCCCCTCCCTCCAACCAGCCACGACAGCATCTTGATTGCATTTAAACCATGTTTCGTAAATCCCCCTCGACCCTTCCTTCCCAGGCACTCCTAGAGAGCCCTTCATGTAAGAAGAAATGTGTCAGATTTTAAACCACACATAAAtaatgttttgcatattttactcCAACACTGTGTATGAAAACTTGTTGTAAAAAGAAACTGTGTCAAAGAGAGAGGCTGGTTTCCTACAGCAAGAGACGACTGCTTTCTTTGCTCTGGCAAACTTTAAAGAGGCTCACAGTCCTCTTTATTTGATTTAGTTTTGTAGTTCACATTGCACTGTCCATTTCTGGCTGTAGCGTTGTACATGCATGCCTGATTACTGCAGTCAAATCAGCGCTTGATATAGCCTCAGTGTGTACAGCCTTTTTCAGTTAAAATGATCGAGAACATGAGGGTCAGCTCCTCTCTGTAACTTTGAAAGAACAGGAGTAAAACTAGATGATGTGAATTTTCATAGTTGGGAAAGTGATTCTGGAGATAGCAGTAAGTCGTCATGTGTTTTCTGCACAGTTTAGACCCTCAACCAACTTCTGCAAACTGCAAGGCATGATGGGAATTAAAGGGTCTCTACTTTAACACAACCTTAGTCTTCACTGAGAGTTCTGTGTGTGACTTTGGTTTTCACAACTCTCACTTATTCCTATATGCATGTTGGTGATATGAAAATGGTATTTTGTGAAGAGATATTTAGCCACGTGTTGTAtagatgatgatttttttaaaatatatgtgCAGTTTAATGCAAAGATGAAGCTGGTGTGATGTTGAGCTGTGGTTTGTCCCAGTTCATTTAAGATTACGGTGCAGTTTTTATTCTGAGACAACTGTTGCTGACTAAAGTGTTATTTATTCCTTGTGTGAGTTCCGTAAAATTTCAATGAAAATTTATCGCACTGCACTGAATCCACTGTCTGAGCATGGTCTCTAATAGGCTGGCTTGCAGGACCATGTAATTTCTTCAGCTAAATTGTGCTGCCAGCAGAGCTTTTGTTGTTAAACTGCTATTCTAGTTTCATTTTCCACCCACTGGTCTAAACGTGTCATCAGAACTAGGGCTAGAAGTACAATTATGAACTCCACGTTATCTCTAAAGAGATGAATGCCCTGAAGCAGTCTGTGTTGTGTTGATCCCGTAATTCGTTAAAAAGACACTTTGCCAGTGATGTTCAGTATTCAATACTGTACTACAG
Protein-coding regions in this window:
- the tmem167a gene encoding protein kish-A isoform X1 produces the protein MSAIFNFQSLLTVILLLICTCAYIRALAPSLLDKNKTGLLGIFWKCARIGERKSPWVACCCVIMAFSILFLQ